One Bacillus amyloliquefaciens DSM 7 = ATCC 23350 DNA window includes the following coding sequences:
- a CDS encoding FMN-dependent NADH-azoreductase, translating into MSQVLFVKSSDRTAEEGVSVKLYEAFLAAYKENNPNDEVIELDLHNENLPYLGRDMINGTFKASKGIEMTDEEKKQASTADIYLNQFVKADKVVFAFPLWNFTVPAVLHTYVDYLSRAGVTFTYTPEGPKGLMGDKKVALLNARGGVYSEGPMASLEMSLNFMKTVLGFWGVQDLHTVVVEGHNAAPDNAQAIIEKGLQEAKDLAAKF; encoded by the coding sequence ATGTCTCAAGTATTATTTGTAAAATCAAGTGACCGTACGGCTGAAGAAGGCGTATCCGTAAAATTATACGAAGCGTTTTTGGCTGCTTATAAAGAAAACAATCCGAATGATGAAGTGATCGAACTTGATCTTCATAATGAAAACCTTCCTTACCTCGGAAGAGATATGATTAACGGAACATTCAAAGCTTCAAAAGGAATTGAAATGACAGACGAAGAGAAAAAACAAGCATCAACTGCTGACATTTACTTAAACCAATTCGTCAAAGCTGACAAAGTTGTGTTTGCATTCCCGCTTTGGAACTTCACAGTGCCTGCTGTGCTTCATACTTATGTTGATTACCTGTCTCGCGCAGGGGTTACTTTCACATACACGCCTGAAGGGCCTAAAGGTTTGATGGGGGATAAAAAAGTAGCACTCTTAAATGCACGCGGCGGCGTATATTCTGAAGGACCGATGGCATCTCTTGAAATGTCATTAAACTTCATGAAAACCGTTCTCGGCTTCTGGGGAGTTCAAGATCTGCACACTGTTGTCGTTGAAGGCCATAACGCCGCACCGGATAACGCTCAAGCGATCATTGAAAAAGGACTGCAAGAAGCGAAAGATCTGGCTGCAAAATTCTAA
- a CDS encoding TraR/DksA family transcriptional regulator, protein MSLSKEQRDSLYHKLIDLKESLQGESKENHSMSEDTGELSNGVDNHLADHGSIYLDRVTNQTLDEVDQNLLDEVNDALERIDKGTYGICEKTGKEIPYERLEAVPYARMTVEAQREAEGDVKTDAPSYERDFHEQVKDLSNKETVDQKSSQTYEILDREQDSQ, encoded by the coding sequence ATGTCATTATCAAAAGAACAGCGGGACAGTCTTTATCATAAATTAATCGATTTAAAGGAAAGTCTTCAGGGAGAATCAAAAGAAAATCATTCAATGAGTGAAGACACAGGGGAACTGTCGAACGGAGTAGATAATCACTTAGCTGATCACGGAAGCATTTATTTGGACAGGGTCACGAATCAGACCTTGGATGAAGTCGATCAGAATCTTTTAGATGAAGTGAACGACGCCCTCGAGCGAATCGATAAAGGAACATACGGAATATGCGAAAAAACGGGAAAAGAAATTCCGTATGAAAGGCTTGAAGCCGTTCCGTACGCCAGAATGACTGTCGAAGCGCAGCGAGAAGCAGAGGGAGATGTGAAAACAGACGCTCCGTCATATGAAAGGGATTTCCACGAGCAGGTGAAAGACCTCTCAAATAAAGAAACCGTTGATCAAAAAAGCTCACAAACTTACGAAATCCTGGATCGCGAGCAGGATTCACAATAA
- a CDS encoding Hsp20/alpha crystallin family protein: MDFDKMKQWMEMAQNMSGGDFWKNVFDDEQLKSFQNGHSNFPFQQGDGQMRKNEDAFPLIDIVETHDELQFLLYLPGYRKQDVQLLSYGEYIVVKGTRKSFFNEQDFKQKTGKYGDFEKKLDLPHSAQGTKGMQAVFKDGILYISIAKHLGDASQIIIEG; the protein is encoded by the coding sequence ATGGACTTCGACAAGATGAAGCAATGGATGGAAATGGCGCAAAACATGTCCGGCGGCGATTTTTGGAAAAACGTTTTTGATGATGAACAATTGAAATCATTTCAAAACGGCCATTCTAACTTTCCCTTTCAACAGGGAGATGGGCAAATGAGAAAGAATGAGGATGCTTTTCCTCTTATAGATATTGTGGAAACCCATGATGAGCTCCAATTTTTGCTGTATTTGCCCGGCTACCGGAAACAAGATGTTCAGCTGCTGTCCTACGGAGAGTATATTGTCGTAAAAGGCACGAGAAAATCCTTCTTCAATGAACAGGATTTTAAACAGAAGACCGGAAAATACGGCGATTTCGAAAAAAAACTCGACCTTCCTCATTCCGCTCAGGGAACGAAGGGAATGCAGGCGGTGTTCAAAGACGGAATTTTATATATATCAATTGCTAAACATCTGGGGGATGCAAGCCAAATCATTATCGAAGGCTGA
- a CDS encoding PH domain-containing protein has translation MGIFSVSRSTDTKKLEALLVEGERIETIYKLRVDQICFTNKRVIFFDNKMFSKKKVRVFLPYKTIESFAIQEAGMFDPDTGLVLMTRGKTFELEFAKETDLTEVQAILTKYLCS, from the coding sequence TTGGGAATTTTTTCTGTCAGCAGATCAACCGACACAAAAAAGCTGGAGGCTTTGCTCGTTGAGGGAGAACGGATCGAAACGATTTATAAACTGCGGGTTGACCAAATATGCTTTACAAATAAACGAGTGATTTTCTTTGATAATAAAATGTTCTCCAAAAAGAAAGTGCGCGTCTTCCTTCCATATAAAACAATTGAAAGCTTCGCCATTCAAGAAGCTGGGATGTTTGATCCCGATACAGGTCTTGTTTTAATGACAAGAGGAAAAACATTCGAATTGGAATTTGCAAAAGAAACGGACTTGACCGAGGTTCAAGCCATCTTAACAAAATACTTATGCAGTTAA
- a CDS encoding DUF6501 family protein, producing MIHNNWQTKESVKKVKCVHTDAKKYIVKNVLTPGKEYEVKNETEEFIFVVDNTNKVGGFYKEYFEEV from the coding sequence ATGATTCATAATAATTGGCAGACAAAAGAAAGCGTCAAAAAAGTAAAATGCGTACATACAGATGCGAAAAAATATATTGTCAAAAACGTGCTGACGCCCGGCAAAGAGTACGAAGTCAAAAATGAAACAGAAGAGTTCATTTTTGTGGTGGACAATACAAATAAAGTCGGCGGTTTCTATAAAGAGTATTTTGAAGAAGTCTGA
- a CDS encoding aldehyde dehydrogenase family protein: protein MSSLTMQITKRLETFLQGTKKLYIDGKFVPSASGATFVTPNPATGETLMTLYEAQAEDIDSAVKAARKAFDHGEWRTMPAASRSRLMYKLADLMEEHKTELAQLETLDNGKPINETTNGDIPLAIEHMRYYAGWSTKITGQTIPVAGSYFNYTRHEPVGVVGQIIPWNFPLLMAMWKMGAALATGCTIVLKPAEQTPLTALYLAELIDQAGFPDGVINIVPGFGETAGEALTNHDDVDKLAFTGSTEIGKKIMEKAAKNIKRVTLELGGKSPNIILPDANLKKAIPGALNGVMFNQGQVCCAGSRVFIHKDKYDEVVSEMVSYAKSLRQGAGLHQDTQIGPLVSQEQHERVLSYIEKGKTEGAKAVTGGSCPFEEGYFVSPTVFADVDDSMTIATEEIFGPVLAAIPYDTVDEVIERANRSEYGLAAGLWTENVKNAHYIADRLQAGTVWVNCYNVFDAASPFGGYKQSGLGREMGSYALDNYTEVKSVWISLED from the coding sequence ATGAGTTCTTTAACGATGCAGATCACAAAAAGGCTGGAAACATTTTTACAGGGCACGAAGAAGCTTTATATTGACGGAAAATTTGTTCCGAGCGCTTCAGGAGCAACATTTGTCACGCCAAATCCGGCAACCGGAGAAACTTTGATGACGCTTTACGAGGCACAGGCTGAAGACATTGACAGCGCAGTGAAAGCGGCACGCAAAGCCTTTGATCACGGCGAATGGCGCACTATGCCGGCCGCTTCCAGAAGCAGGCTGATGTATAAGCTTGCCGATTTAATGGAAGAGCACAAAACTGAACTCGCGCAGCTTGAAACACTTGATAACGGAAAACCGATTAATGAAACAACGAATGGAGATATCCCGCTGGCAATCGAGCATATGCGTTATTATGCCGGGTGGTCCACAAAAATAACCGGACAAACGATTCCGGTCGCCGGCTCATATTTTAATTACACCCGCCATGAGCCTGTCGGCGTCGTGGGGCAAATCATCCCTTGGAACTTCCCGCTCCTTATGGCGATGTGGAAAATGGGCGCCGCCCTTGCCACAGGCTGCACAATCGTTTTGAAACCGGCAGAGCAGACACCCCTGACCGCCCTCTATTTAGCGGAATTAATAGATCAGGCGGGCTTCCCTGACGGCGTCATCAATATTGTTCCTGGGTTCGGCGAGACAGCCGGGGAAGCGCTGACCAACCATGACGATGTTGATAAACTTGCTTTTACCGGTTCTACAGAAATCGGCAAAAAGATCATGGAGAAAGCCGCGAAAAATATTAAGCGCGTAACACTGGAGCTTGGCGGTAAGTCACCTAACATCATTTTACCTGACGCCAATTTGAAAAAAGCCATTCCCGGCGCTTTAAACGGGGTTATGTTTAATCAGGGGCAGGTATGCTGTGCAGGCTCCCGTGTCTTCATTCACAAAGACAAATATGATGAAGTCGTAAGCGAAATGGTTTCATATGCGAAATCACTTCGGCAAGGAGCCGGCCTTCATCAGGATACCCAAATCGGGCCGCTCGTCAGCCAGGAACAGCATGAGCGCGTGCTTTCTTATATTGAAAAAGGAAAAACGGAAGGCGCCAAAGCTGTCACAGGCGGAAGCTGCCCGTTTGAAGAAGGGTATTTTGTCTCCCCGACCGTATTTGCGGATGTGGATGACAGCATGACCATCGCAACAGAAGAAATTTTCGGCCCGGTTTTAGCCGCCATTCCGTATGATACGGTTGATGAAGTTATTGAGCGGGCGAACCGCTCGGAATACGGCCTTGCAGCCGGACTATGGACCGAGAATGTGAAAAACGCCCATTACATTGCTGACCGTCTACAGGCCGGCACCGTTTGGGTCAACTGCTACAATGTTTTTGATGCGGCGTCACCTTTCGGCGGCTATAAGCAATCCGGCCTCGGACGGGAAATGGGCTCTTATGCGCTGGATAATTATACAGAAGTGAAAAGCGTCTGGATCAGTCTGGAAGATTGA
- a CDS encoding prenyltransferase/squalene oxidase repeat-containing protein has protein sequence MSTIHEKVRSRQRKTISLLREKQNADGSWSFCFEGPILTNAFLILLLTSLGDNDKELIAELAEGIRAKQRPDGTFANYPDERKGNVTATVQGYVGLLASGLYNRSEAHMIQAERFIISNGGLRNVHFMTKWMLAANGLYPWPALHLPLSFLVIPPSFPLHFYQFSTYARIHFVPMAVTLNKRFSLKNPNVPSLEHLDQHMTKNPFTWLRSDQAEDRDLASLFAHWKRLLQIPAAFHQLGLRTAKTYMLDRIEEDGTLYSYASATIFMVYSLLALGVSRHSPVIRKALAGTKALLTSCGNIPYLENSTSTVWDTALLNYALMESGISDNDQMITSAARFLRERQQTKVADWAVHNPHAEPGGWGFSNINTNNPDCDDTAAVLKAIPRKLYPASWERGLSWLLSMQNSDGGFSAFEKNVNHPLIRLLPLESAEEAAIDPSTSDLTGRVLHCLGKAGLSSDHPQVEKAVQWLIRHQEEDGSWYGRWGVCYIYGTWAALTGMKACGVSHNHPAVKKAIRWLKSIQNEDGSWGESCKSAEIKTYVPLSYGTVIQTAWAAEALLQYEKPHHQAVTKGISFLIENRHYEGAHFTYPTGIGLPKQFYIKYHSYPYVFSLLALSTFMKVSEKEEEK, from the coding sequence GTGAGCACTATTCATGAAAAAGTCAGAAGCCGCCAAAGGAAAACCATCTCCCTATTAAGAGAAAAGCAAAATGCGGACGGCTCATGGTCATTTTGTTTTGAAGGTCCGATTTTGACTAACGCCTTTCTGATCCTCCTCCTCACTTCTCTCGGAGACAATGATAAAGAACTGATCGCTGAGCTTGCTGAAGGCATCCGCGCGAAGCAGCGCCCTGACGGAACATTTGCCAACTATCCTGATGAACGGAAAGGAAATGTGACCGCCACTGTACAGGGCTATGTCGGCTTGCTGGCTTCCGGCTTATATAACCGTTCTGAAGCGCATATGATTCAGGCCGAACGCTTTATCATCTCAAACGGCGGCTTGCGTAACGTACACTTCATGACAAAGTGGATGCTGGCGGCAAACGGCCTATATCCATGGCCCGCACTGCACCTGCCATTATCTTTCTTAGTGATTCCCCCATCCTTCCCGCTGCATTTTTATCAGTTCAGTACATACGCGCGTATTCATTTTGTTCCGATGGCTGTGACGCTAAACAAAAGATTTTCGCTGAAAAACCCAAACGTTCCGTCTCTCGAGCATTTAGATCAGCATATGACCAAAAATCCGTTTACATGGCTTCGTTCCGATCAGGCAGAGGACAGAGACCTCGCTTCTCTTTTCGCACACTGGAAGCGGCTTTTGCAGATTCCTGCCGCTTTTCACCAGCTTGGTCTGCGTACGGCCAAAACGTATATGCTTGACCGGATAGAAGAAGACGGCACATTGTACAGCTATGCAAGCGCCACTATTTTTATGGTGTACAGCCTGCTCGCTCTCGGTGTATCACGCCACTCCCCCGTTATCAGAAAGGCGCTTGCCGGCACGAAAGCTTTACTCACGTCTTGCGGCAATATACCGTATCTGGAAAATTCAACGTCAACTGTTTGGGATACAGCGCTTCTTAACTATGCGCTTATGGAAAGCGGCATCTCAGATAACGATCAGATGATCACCAGCGCCGCTCGATTTTTGCGTGAACGGCAGCAGACGAAAGTAGCGGATTGGGCCGTTCACAACCCGCATGCAGAACCGGGAGGATGGGGTTTTTCAAACATCAACACGAATAATCCTGATTGTGATGACACAGCCGCAGTGCTTAAAGCCATCCCGCGAAAACTTTATCCCGCCTCATGGGAGCGCGGACTGAGCTGGCTTTTGTCAATGCAAAACAGTGACGGGGGCTTCTCTGCTTTTGAGAAAAATGTAAATCATCCCCTGATCCGCCTGCTGCCGCTTGAATCGGCTGAGGAAGCTGCCATCGACCCTTCAACAAGCGATTTAACTGGACGGGTGCTGCACTGTTTAGGAAAAGCGGGGCTTTCATCGGATCATCCCCAGGTTGAAAAGGCCGTTCAATGGCTGATCCGCCATCAAGAGGAGGACGGATCGTGGTACGGCAGATGGGGTGTCTGCTATATTTACGGAACATGGGCGGCGCTGACGGGCATGAAGGCTTGCGGTGTCAGCCATAACCACCCGGCCGTGAAAAAAGCGATCCGCTGGCTGAAGTCCATTCAAAACGAGGACGGAAGCTGGGGAGAATCCTGTAAAAGCGCAGAAATCAAAACCTATGTCCCGCTTTCTTACGGGACGGTTATACAGACGGCGTGGGCGGCGGAAGCTTTGCTACAATACGAAAAACCTCATCACCAAGCCGTCACAAAAGGTATATCGTTTCTTATTGAAAACCGGCATTACGAAGGAGCTCATTTCACCTATCCGACTGGAATCGGCCTTCCGAAGCAGTTTTACATCAAGTATCACAGCTACCCGTATGTGTTTTCTTTGCTTGCGCTCAGCACTTTCATGAAAGTGAGTGAAAAGGAGGAAGAAAAATGA
- a CDS encoding superoxide dismutase, with amino-acid sequence MKRHAYQTEMLNWCETLKEQVIQQGRFDRFAAQIDRIFHTLQDDGLTEAEWYEQASALYRDISESEEPEERRAYVPIGKHVLPKLPYSYSALEPYISREIMKLHHTKHHQSYVDGLNKAELELKNARQTKQYDLVAHWERQLAFHGAGHYLHSIFWFSMNPNGKRRPTGALFQMIDVSFGSYSAFKEQFSQAAKKVEGVGWAILVWAPRSGRLEILAAEKHQHFSQWDIIPLLPLDVWEHAYYLQYKNDRAAYVDQWWNVVDWREAEKRFEQAHRVMWPLY; translated from the coding sequence ATGAAACGGCACGCTTATCAAACCGAGATGCTGAATTGGTGTGAAACCTTGAAGGAACAAGTCATTCAGCAAGGGCGGTTCGATCGCTTCGCGGCACAAATCGACCGGATTTTTCACACCCTTCAGGATGATGGATTAACGGAGGCGGAATGGTACGAACAGGCATCAGCTCTTTACCGGGACATTTCCGAATCGGAAGAGCCGGAGGAGCGCAGAGCCTATGTGCCGATCGGCAAGCATGTTCTGCCTAAACTGCCTTACAGTTATTCCGCCCTGGAACCGTATATTTCAAGGGAGATTATGAAACTTCACCATACAAAACACCATCAAAGCTACGTTGACGGCCTGAATAAAGCTGAACTTGAGCTGAAAAACGCGCGCCAGACGAAACAGTACGACTTAGTGGCGCATTGGGAGCGGCAATTGGCATTTCACGGCGCCGGCCATTATCTGCACAGTATTTTCTGGTTTTCCATGAATCCAAACGGAAAAAGACGGCCGACGGGCGCTCTCTTTCAAATGATTGATGTGTCATTCGGCAGCTATTCTGCTTTTAAAGAACAATTTTCTCAGGCAGCGAAAAAAGTCGAAGGAGTCGGCTGGGCTATCCTTGTCTGGGCGCCGCGCTCGGGACGGCTGGAGATTTTGGCCGCTGAGAAGCATCAGCACTTCAGTCAATGGGACATCATCCCTTTGCTCCCTTTGGATGTGTGGGAACACGCTTATTATTTACAATATAAAAACGACCGCGCGGCTTACGTGGATCAATGGTGGAATGTCGTGGATTGGCGTGAGGCGGAGAAACGGTTTGAGCAAGCGCACCGCGTGATGTGGCCGCTTTATTAA
- a CDS encoding sodium-dependent transporter: protein MKEANQWSSKLGFILATAGSAIGLGAIWKFPYVAGTSGGGAFLLVFILFTILIGLPLLLAEFIIGRKTQKNAVESYKALAPGKKWHWIGYLGIITCFILLSFYSVVGGWILIYIIKGFTGGLSLSSGFDTLFINTISNPYAAVFGQLLFIVMTILVVAKGVSSGIEKVSQVLMPALFILFILLMIRSVSLHDAAKGLKFFFMPDFGAMDANTILYAMGQSFFSLSVGVSVMVTYSAYLEKKENIVQSAVSVTVLNVLVAVMAGVAIFPAVFSFGLKPDQGPQLLFNVLPTIFNQMPFGIVFLLAFLLLFLFATLTSAFSMLEILVAVLSKGDSAKRKRYAWLGGLAIFIVGVPSALSYGILSDVSIFHRSIFDAADFLVSNVLMPLGALLIAVFVPLKIPKQALFDELKSGSGIKRKWFTVWLLLIRYVSPVAIIIVFLHVLGIF from the coding sequence GTGAAAGAAGCTAATCAATGGTCATCTAAGCTGGGATTTATTTTAGCTACGGCCGGCTCTGCAATCGGGCTCGGCGCAATATGGAAGTTCCCTTACGTAGCGGGAACCAGCGGAGGCGGCGCTTTTCTGCTCGTTTTTATTTTATTTACGATTTTAATCGGACTGCCGCTTCTGCTTGCTGAATTTATTATCGGCAGAAAAACACAAAAAAACGCCGTTGAATCCTACAAGGCGCTTGCGCCGGGGAAAAAGTGGCACTGGATCGGATATCTCGGAATCATTACGTGTTTTATTCTATTATCCTTCTACAGCGTAGTGGGGGGATGGATATTAATCTACATTATAAAAGGCTTTACAGGCGGTTTATCGCTCTCATCCGGATTTGATACGTTATTTATCAATACCATTTCAAACCCTTATGCAGCGGTTTTCGGACAGCTGCTGTTTATCGTGATGACGATTTTAGTTGTTGCAAAAGGGGTGAGCAGCGGCATCGAAAAAGTAAGCCAGGTGCTCATGCCGGCTCTGTTTATTCTGTTTATTCTCTTAATGATCCGCTCCGTTTCGCTCCATGATGCAGCGAAGGGGTTAAAATTCTTCTTCATGCCTGATTTTGGCGCGATGGATGCCAATACCATATTATACGCGATGGGACAGTCATTTTTCTCGTTAAGCGTCGGTGTGTCCGTAATGGTTACATACAGCGCCTATTTAGAAAAAAAAGAAAATATTGTTCAATCCGCAGTTTCGGTGACGGTATTAAATGTTCTTGTTGCCGTGATGGCGGGAGTGGCGATTTTTCCGGCGGTATTTTCATTCGGCCTCAAGCCGGATCAAGGCCCGCAGCTTTTATTTAACGTGCTTCCGACCATCTTTAACCAAATGCCGTTCGGCATCGTGTTTTTACTCGCCTTTTTGCTGCTGTTTTTATTTGCGACGCTGACATCAGCATTTTCAATGCTTGAGATTTTGGTTGCCGTTTTGTCAAAAGGCGATTCGGCAAAACGAAAGCGGTATGCATGGCTCGGGGGGCTTGCAATATTTATTGTCGGAGTGCCTTCGGCGCTGTCGTACGGAATTTTGAGTGATGTTTCCATTTTTCACCGCAGTATTTTTGACGCTGCGGATTTTCTGGTCAGCAATGTCTTAATGCCGCTGGGCGCGCTTTTAATTGCCGTTTTCGTACCGCTGAAAATTCCGAAACAGGCGCTGTTTGACGAATTGAAAAGCGGTTCAGGCATAAAACGAAAATGGTTTACAGTGTGGCTCTTATTAATCCGTTATGTGTCTCCTGTAGCTATTATTATCGTTTTTCTGCACGTGCTCGGTATTTTTTAA
- a CDS encoding bile acid:sodium symporter family transporter: MEWLKKISGFAGQTFGLWVIVFAGLGFACPDLFSWISSYMTIFLGIIMFGMGLTLQADDFKELIRKPWHVVIGVIAQFTIMPLTAFCLSVGLRLPAEIAAGVILVGCCPGGTASNVMTFLAKGNTALSVAVTTISTLLAPIVTPALIMLFAKEWLPVSFGSLFVSIMQAVLLPIVLGVIVKLFFRKQVGQAVHALPLVSVIGIVAIVSSVVSVNREHLLQSGLLIVCVVILHNGIGYLLGFLGAKLFRMDYASQKAIAIEVGMQNSGLGAALATAHFSPLSAVPSAIFSIWHNLSGSILATYWSKKKEKNSIGEDENVKIPLS; the protein is encoded by the coding sequence ATGGAATGGTTGAAAAAAATAAGCGGGTTTGCGGGACAAACTTTCGGCTTATGGGTGATCGTCTTTGCTGGTTTAGGATTCGCCTGCCCTGATTTGTTTTCTTGGATCAGTTCTTATATGACAATTTTTCTGGGTATTATTATGTTTGGTATGGGGCTTACTCTTCAAGCAGACGATTTTAAAGAATTAATCAGAAAACCTTGGCATGTCGTGATCGGAGTCATAGCCCAGTTTACGATTATGCCGCTTACGGCTTTCTGTTTATCAGTCGGGCTCCGCCTGCCCGCAGAAATTGCAGCGGGCGTCATTCTGGTCGGCTGCTGTCCGGGCGGCACCGCCTCAAATGTCATGACCTTTTTAGCAAAAGGCAATACGGCGCTTTCGGTTGCGGTCACCACGATCTCAACATTGCTTGCTCCTATTGTAACGCCGGCACTCATTATGCTGTTTGCGAAAGAGTGGCTCCCTGTTTCTTTCGGCTCACTGTTTGTTTCAATTATGCAGGCCGTGCTTTTACCGATCGTCCTCGGAGTGATTGTGAAGCTATTCTTCAGAAAACAGGTCGGACAAGCTGTTCACGCGCTTCCTCTCGTGTCTGTAATCGGCATCGTAGCGATTGTTTCCTCTGTTGTCAGCGTAAATCGTGAGCACCTGCTTCAATCAGGACTGCTGATTGTATGCGTGGTCATCTTACATAACGGAATCGGCTATTTGTTAGGATTCCTGGGTGCAAAGCTGTTCAGAATGGATTATGCTTCGCAAAAAGCGATTGCGATAGAAGTCGGAATGCAAAACTCCGGATTGGGCGCGGCGCTTGCAACAGCCCACTTTTCCCCCCTTTCAGCCGTACCGAGCGCCATTTTCAGCATATGGCACAATCTGTCTGGATCAATTCTCGCCACTTATTGGTCAAAGAAAAAAGAGAAAAACAGCATCGGAGAGGATGAAAACGTAAAGATTCCGCTTTCATAA
- the odhB gene encoding 2-oxoglutarate dehydrogenase complex dihydrolipoyllysine-residue succinyltransferase has translation MAEIKVPELAESISEGTIAQWLKQPGDYVEQGEYLLELETDKVNVELTAEESGVLKEVLKDSGDTVQVGEIIGTITEGAGESSAPAPSESAPAKEQTKEEAKAEPAAQEVSQEAQSEAKSRTVASPAARKLAREKGIDLSQIPTGDPLGRVRKQDVEAYEKPASKPAAQTKPQAQKTQQSFDKPVEVQKMSRRRQTIAKRLVEVQQTSAMLTTFNEVDMTAVMNLRKRRKDQFLEQNEVKLGFMSFFTKAVVAALKKYPLLNAEIQGDELIVKKFYDIGIAVAAEEGLVVPVVRDADRLTFAGIEKEIGELAKKARNNKLTLGELQGGSFTITNGGTFGSLMSTPILNSPQVGILGMHKIQLRPVAIDAERSENRPMMYLALSYDHRIVDGKEAVGFLVTIKNLLEDPEQLLLEG, from the coding sequence ATGGCGGAAATTAAGGTACCTGAATTAGCAGAATCAATCTCAGAAGGAACGATAGCCCAATGGTTAAAGCAGCCCGGTGACTATGTAGAACAGGGTGAGTACTTGCTTGAACTTGAGACGGACAAAGTAAATGTTGAATTGACAGCAGAAGAATCGGGTGTTCTAAAAGAGGTATTGAAAGATTCGGGTGATACCGTCCAAGTAGGAGAAATTATCGGTACCATTACAGAAGGCGCTGGCGAAAGTTCTGCACCTGCCCCTTCCGAAAGTGCTCCAGCCAAAGAACAAACGAAAGAGGAAGCAAAAGCTGAACCGGCTGCACAAGAAGTCAGCCAGGAAGCACAATCAGAAGCGAAATCCAGAACGGTAGCGTCTCCGGCTGCACGCAAGCTGGCAAGGGAAAAAGGAATTGATCTTTCACAAATTCCGACGGGGGACCCGCTCGGCCGCGTGCGCAAACAAGACGTGGAAGCTTATGAAAAACCGGCTTCAAAACCTGCGGCACAGACGAAACCGCAGGCTCAAAAAACACAGCAAAGCTTTGACAAACCTGTTGAAGTGCAAAAAATGTCCCGCCGCAGACAAACGATCGCGAAACGATTGGTTGAAGTGCAGCAGACTTCTGCGATGCTGACGACATTTAACGAAGTGGACATGACGGCCGTTATGAATTTAAGAAAACGCCGTAAAGACCAATTCCTTGAGCAAAACGAAGTAAAACTCGGTTTCATGTCTTTCTTTACAAAAGCCGTAGTGGCAGCTTTGAAAAAGTACCCGCTCCTAAACGCTGAAATTCAAGGTGATGAGCTGATCGTGAAAAAATTCTATGACATCGGTATCGCCGTTGCGGCTGAAGAAGGGCTTGTCGTCCCAGTCGTACGTGACGCTGATCGTCTGACATTTGCCGGCATTGAAAAAGAGATCGGCGAACTTGCGAAGAAAGCGCGAAACAATAAATTAACATTAGGTGAGCTGCAAGGAGGTTCCTTCACGATCACAAACGGAGGTACATTCGGCTCGCTTATGTCAACACCAATCCTAAACAGCCCTCAGGTCGGAATCTTAGGTATGCACAAAATTCAGCTGCGCCCTGTAGCGATTGATGCAGAGCGTTCTGAAAACCGTCCGATGATGTACCTTGCATTATCATATGATCACAGAATCGTAGATGGTAAAGAAGCGGTCGGATTCCTTGTCACAATTAAAAACCTGCTGGAAGATCCGGAACAGCTGTTATTAGAAGGATAA